In the genome of Mucisphaera calidilacus, one region contains:
- a CDS encoding polysaccharide pyruvyl transferase family protein has product MTRILIEQSGYGLGNAGDVAMLLSLTQRIRRSRPDIQLSVLTDNPERLTRIIPNTTPVDPQHKGFLTQDWCLLGALQRVLPDAWKPHLLRLERKTCSYAPRRAAACVDARPKKRPLNPTARQTIDWLDSFDGLIVSGGGFLTDVFKRHGQLVLLLAAVMHRLGKPVAMLGQGIGPADDPQLRSDLQHTLPRVDVLGLREGAHGPRLLNELRVPQHAVTVTGDEALPLVRDSIDPNATSRGAIGINIRAASYAGLHESPVPQHVADAAQQLGRDLQPLPISWNHDDNDITPLKHLLPQHLCDEIREPLSPTQIVRLAGRCDLTVTGSYHAALFSLAQGIPVIGIAANAYYQYKFQGLAERFDPRNVTIINPNEIRSADDMLALCRRALDIDDDRRADLRQRATLQAQAVCDTGEKALAAYPKPA; this is encoded by the coding sequence ATGACCAGGATCCTCATCGAGCAAAGCGGCTACGGGCTTGGCAACGCCGGCGACGTCGCCATGCTCCTCTCACTGACCCAACGCATCCGCCGCAGCCGACCCGATATCCAACTCTCCGTCCTCACCGACAACCCCGAACGACTCACACGCATCATCCCCAACACCACCCCCGTCGACCCGCAGCACAAAGGATTCCTCACCCAGGACTGGTGCCTCCTCGGCGCTCTCCAACGAGTCCTGCCCGACGCGTGGAAGCCGCACCTGCTCCGGCTCGAACGAAAAACCTGCTCCTACGCACCACGCCGGGCCGCGGCATGTGTCGACGCAAGACCCAAGAAACGCCCCCTCAACCCCACCGCCCGGCAGACCATCGACTGGCTCGACAGCTTCGACGGACTCATCGTCAGCGGCGGCGGATTCCTCACCGACGTCTTCAAGCGACACGGACAACTCGTGCTCCTGCTCGCCGCCGTCATGCACCGCCTCGGTAAACCCGTCGCCATGCTCGGACAGGGCATCGGACCCGCAGACGACCCCCAACTCCGTAGCGACCTCCAACACACCCTCCCACGCGTCGATGTCCTCGGCCTGCGTGAGGGCGCTCACGGCCCCCGACTCCTCAACGAACTCCGCGTCCCTCAACACGCCGTCACCGTTACGGGCGACGAGGCCCTACCACTCGTCCGCGACAGCATCGACCCCAACGCCACCAGCCGCGGCGCCATCGGCATCAACATCCGGGCCGCCAGCTACGCAGGACTCCACGAGTCACCCGTCCCGCAGCACGTCGCCGACGCAGCACAACAACTCGGCCGCGACCTCCAGCCCCTGCCGATCTCCTGGAACCACGACGACAACGACATCACGCCCCTGAAGCACCTCCTCCCACAGCACCTCTGCGACGAGATCCGAGAACCCCTGTCGCCCACGCAGATCGTCCGCCTCGCCGGCCGCTGCGACCTCACCGTCACCGGCAGCTACCACGCCGCACTCTTCTCGCTCGCGCAGGGCATACCCGTCATCGGCATCGCCGCCAATGCCTACTACCAGTACAAGTTCCAGGGACTCGCCGAACGCTTCGACCCCCGCAACGTCACCATCATCAACCCCAACGAAATACGCTCCGCCGACGACATGCTCGCCCTCTGCCGCAGAGCACTCGACATCGACGACGACCGGCGTGCCGACCTGCGACAACGAGCAACCCTGCAGGCACAAGCCGTCTGCGACACCGGCGAGAAAGCACTCGCCGCCTACCCCAAACCAGCATGA
- a CDS encoding glycosyltransferase family 2 protein codes for MNITVLLPVYNAQRYLDAAVSSIRAQTHQSFNLIALDDGSTDHSLDILKQHAREDDRVTVITRENRGLIATLNEMVDHADTEFLARMDADDIATPDRFEQQLNTLRNDNGLVALGTDIRIIDPHDRILTHFKLPRDHDAIDNANLQGGGLNICHPVVMMRTDAVRQVGGYHNDYPHAEDTDIFLRLAEAGKLANLEHVGLHYRVHPQSVGYTHRKQQLQSARKAAIDACTRRNIQPHPSLTNQNTPDEQPASPADIYRRWGWWALRDQHLKTARHYALKATRHDPLSRESWRLLACALRGH; via the coding sequence ATGAACATCACCGTCCTCCTGCCCGTGTACAACGCCCAACGCTACCTCGACGCAGCGGTCAGCAGCATCCGCGCGCAGACCCACCAGAGCTTCAACCTCATCGCACTCGACGACGGCTCCACCGACCACTCCCTCGACATCCTCAAACAACACGCCCGTGAAGACGACCGCGTCACCGTCATTACACGCGAGAACCGCGGACTCATCGCAACTCTCAACGAGATGGTCGACCACGCCGACACCGAGTTCCTCGCACGCATGGACGCCGACGACATCGCCACACCCGACCGCTTCGAGCAGCAACTCAACACCCTCCGCAACGACAACGGCCTCGTTGCACTCGGAACCGACATCCGCATTATCGACCCGCACGATCGAATCCTCACCCACTTCAAACTCCCACGCGACCACGACGCCATCGACAACGCCAACCTCCAAGGCGGCGGACTCAACATCTGCCACCCCGTCGTCATGATGCGCACCGACGCCGTCCGGCAGGTCGGCGGATACCACAACGACTACCCCCATGCCGAGGACACCGACATCTTCCTCCGACTCGCCGAGGCCGGGAAACTCGCCAACCTCGAACACGTCGGCCTCCACTACCGCGTCCACCCCCAGAGCGTCGGCTACACCCACCGCAAGCAACAACTCCAGTCCGCACGCAAGGCCGCCATCGACGCCTGCACACGACGCAACATCCAGCCGCACCCCTCACTCACGAACCAGAACACACCCGACGAACAACCCGCCTCACCCGCCGACATCTACCGGCGATGGGGGTGGTGGGCACTACGCGACCAGCACCTCAAAACCGCACGACACTACGCCCTCAAGGCCACACGCCACGACCCGCTCTCCCGCGAATCCTGGCGACTCCTCGCCTGCGCCCTCCGAGGACACTGA
- a CDS encoding glycosyltransferase family 4 protein, producing the protein MKPLRITFLLPHAGLSGGIRVVAIYAQHLQQRGHSVTIVSTPLPTPTLKQRLAAACRGHWLPRKTPHGPSHLDNLDLDWRILDTLRPITNKDVPDADVVVATWWETADWMMNLHPDKGTPVYFCQGFKETDSPGLEATYHLPIPKITVSQWVADNLRSINNDHPITIIPNAVDTQRFARNTSTPRNPLQLGMVYAHVSIKGCDIALDACERVRRSGLPVTLTTFGNDRIDPDTIQPWQTHTTQPPQQDIPSLYAASHAWLFPSRAEGFGLPILEAMACRTPVIGTPAGAAPELIGQGGGILVPHEDPQAMADAILRICNMPDHEWQAMADAAYQTATSYTWDDATDRFEQALATAARS; encoded by the coding sequence GTGAAGCCCCTACGCATCACCTTCCTCCTCCCCCACGCCGGACTCTCAGGCGGCATCCGCGTCGTCGCCATCTACGCCCAGCACCTCCAACAACGCGGGCATAGCGTCACCATCGTCTCCACGCCCCTGCCCACACCAACGCTCAAGCAACGCCTCGCCGCCGCCTGCCGCGGCCACTGGCTCCCCCGCAAAACACCCCACGGCCCCTCCCACCTCGATAACCTCGACCTCGACTGGCGCATCCTCGACACCCTCCGCCCCATCACCAACAAAGACGTCCCCGACGCCGACGTCGTCGTCGCCACCTGGTGGGAAACCGCCGATTGGATGATGAACCTCCACCCCGACAAGGGCACACCCGTCTACTTCTGCCAGGGATTCAAGGAAACCGACAGCCCCGGACTCGAAGCCACCTACCACCTGCCAATCCCCAAAATCACCGTCTCCCAGTGGGTCGCCGACAACCTCCGAAGCATCAACAACGATCACCCCATCACCATCATCCCCAACGCCGTCGATACCCAACGCTTCGCCCGCAACACCAGCACCCCACGAAACCCCCTGCAACTCGGCATGGTCTACGCGCACGTCAGCATCAAGGGCTGCGACATCGCCCTCGACGCCTGCGAACGCGTCCGCCGGTCCGGACTGCCCGTCACGCTCACCACCTTCGGCAACGATCGCATCGATCCCGACACCATCCAACCCTGGCAAACACACACCACCCAGCCGCCGCAGCAGGACATCCCATCCCTCTACGCCGCCTCACACGCCTGGCTTTTCCCCTCCCGCGCCGAGGGCTTCGGCCTCCCCATACTCGAGGCCATGGCATGCAGAACCCCCGTCATCGGCACACCCGCCGGGGCCGCGCCCGAACTCATCGGCCAAGGCGGCGGGATCCTCGTCCCCCACGAAGACCCCCAGGCTATGGCCGACGCCATCCTCAGAATCTGCAACATGCCCGACCACGAATGGCAGGCCATGGCCGACGCCGCCTACCAGACCGCCACCAGCTACACCTGGGACGACGCCACCGACCGATTCGAGCAGGCCCTCGCCACGGCCGCCCGCTCCTGA
- the rpmI gene encoding 50S ribosomal protein L35 yields MPKQKTHKGLLKRVRVTARGKVKFRKVGTSHLNSGLTGQKMRDLRQPAYAKKGDVKKLSRMLMTRIRSTEYIARLDAERENAETDKNGQSN; encoded by the coding sequence ATGCCCAAGCAGAAGACACACAAAGGCCTGCTCAAACGCGTCCGCGTCACCGCACGCGGCAAAGTGAAGTTCCGCAAGGTCGGCACCAGCCACCTCAACTCCGGACTCACAGGCCAGAAGATGCGCGACCTCCGACAGCCCGCCTACGCCAAGAAAGGCGACGTCAAGAAGCTCTCACGCATGCTCATGACACGCATCCGGTCCACCGAGTACATCGCACGGCTCGACGCCGAACGCGAAAACGCCGAAACCGACAAGAACGGTCAGAGCAACTAA
- the rplT gene encoding 50S ribosomal protein L20: MPRAAKGAARRQSKVRWFKKAKGNRGARRTQWGRIKETVYRAGVYAYEHRRLVKRDYRKLWILRVSAACKMRGINYSRFIHGLKLANIIINRKMLSEIAIADPQGFDLIVEQAKAAIEADAKQAA; the protein is encoded by the coding sequence ATGCCACGCGCTGCCAAGGGTGCCGCCCGCCGACAGTCCAAAGTCCGCTGGTTCAAGAAAGCCAAGGGCAACCGCGGCGCACGCCGCACGCAGTGGGGCCGCATCAAGGAGACCGTCTACCGCGCAGGCGTCTACGCCTACGAGCACCGGCGTCTGGTCAAACGCGACTACCGCAAACTCTGGATCCTCCGCGTCTCCGCGGCCTGCAAGATGCGTGGCATCAACTACTCACGCTTCATCCACGGCCTCAAACTCGCCAACATCATCATCAACCGCAAGATGCTCAGCGAGATCGCCATCGCCGACCCCCAGGGATTCGACCTCATCGTCGAACAGGCCAAGGCAGCAATCGAAGCCGACGCCAAACAGGCCGCCTGA
- a CDS encoding LOG family protein, translating into MNNIDALERGFHADTWRMFRIISEFVDGFEVMSEVGPAVTVFGSARTPESDPMYTRAVEIGHKICDQKLAVITGGGPGIMEAANRGAHESGGVSVGLNIALPLEQAPNPYQTHELNFRYFFVRKVMFVKYACGIVLFPGGFGTMDEFFETLTLVQTEKIRRIPIVCFGTDFWSGLIDWMKQTMLERFETISPEDLDLFHLTDDVDDAVRHVMSSYDRDEWIEKHKAGLPTDLTTDHRRFQ; encoded by the coding sequence ATGAACAACATCGACGCCCTCGAACGCGGATTCCACGCCGATACCTGGCGCATGTTCCGCATCATCTCCGAATTCGTCGACGGCTTCGAGGTCATGTCCGAGGTCGGACCCGCCGTCACCGTCTTCGGGTCCGCACGTACCCCCGAATCCGACCCCATGTACACCCGCGCCGTCGAGATCGGGCACAAAATCTGCGACCAGAAACTCGCCGTCATCACCGGAGGCGGGCCGGGCATCATGGAAGCCGCCAACCGCGGCGCCCACGAATCAGGCGGCGTCTCCGTCGGACTCAACATCGCACTCCCCCTCGAACAGGCACCCAACCCCTACCAGACCCACGAGCTCAACTTCCGCTACTTCTTCGTCCGCAAAGTCATGTTCGTCAAGTACGCCTGCGGCATCGTCCTCTTCCCGGGCGGCTTCGGAACCATGGACGAGTTCTTCGAAACCCTCACCCTCGTTCAGACCGAAAAAATCCGACGCATCCCCATCGTCTGCTTCGGCACCGACTTCTGGTCCGGACTCATCGACTGGATGAAGCAGACCATGCTCGAACGATTCGAGACCATCAGCCCCGAAGACCTCGACCTCTTCCACCTCACCGACGACGTCGACGACGCCGTCCGACACGTCATGTCCAGCTACGACCGCGACGAGTGGATCGAGAAACACAAGGCCGGACTCCCCACCGACCTCACCACCGACCACCGACGATTCCAGTAA
- a CDS encoding HAD hydrolase family protein, protein MSTTGEELISTNRRHDVILFDVDGCLVAEHTEILNIPALARVAEYNRIAIEQRDRPEITLCTGRPQPFAECMTRLLGNLDLPIICENGVYLFHPREHRYDMDPAITDDHITAIEDAKHWVLHTFAKDGLTIQPGKEASFSPYHAHPPALDPMIPRIREEAEKRGWPIRVSRSWNYINCDLQHISKRTGIARFFDATGLRHDRAAGVGDTLGDTAIAEAVDWFACPNNADPKLKEHAHFVARQDEILGSLEILEELEQREPQRH, encoded by the coding sequence ATGAGCACCACCGGCGAAGAACTCATCTCAACCAACCGACGACACGACGTCATCCTCTTCGACGTCGACGGCTGCCTCGTCGCCGAACACACCGAAATCCTCAACATCCCCGCGCTCGCCAGAGTCGCCGAGTACAACAGAATCGCCATCGAGCAACGCGACCGACCCGAGATCACCCTCTGCACCGGACGACCCCAGCCCTTCGCCGAGTGCATGACCCGACTCCTCGGCAATCTCGACCTGCCCATCATCTGCGAGAACGGCGTCTACCTCTTCCACCCGCGCGAACACCGCTACGACATGGACCCCGCCATCACCGACGACCACATCACCGCCATCGAAGATGCCAAGCACTGGGTCCTCCACACCTTCGCCAAGGACGGACTCACCATCCAGCCCGGCAAAGAAGCCTCCTTCTCCCCCTACCACGCCCACCCGCCCGCACTCGACCCCATGATCCCACGCATCCGCGAGGAAGCCGAGAAACGCGGCTGGCCCATCCGCGTCTCGCGATCCTGGAACTACATCAACTGCGACCTCCAGCACATCTCCAAACGCACCGGCATCGCACGCTTCTTCGACGCCACCGGACTCCGACACGACCGCGCCGCAGGCGTAGGCGACACCCTGGGCGACACCGCCATCGCCGAGGCCGTCGACTGGTTCGCCTGCCCCAACAACGCCGACCCCAAACTCAAAGAACACGCCCACTTTGTCGCCCGACAGGACGAGATCCTCGGATCCCTTGAAATCCTCGAAGAACTCGAGCAACGCGAACCGCAAAGGCACTGA
- a CDS encoding cellulase family glycosylhydrolase, with amino-acid sequence MTNRWTPEQAQNWADQHPWYCGANFYPSTAINQLEMWRAETFDPVTIDRELGWAAELGMNLMRVYLHDLLHLHDAEGLKQRVDAYLAIAHKHGIDTMLTLFDDCHRKDFAWGTQPEPVPFKHNSGWAQSPGQAVLADNTQWTRLQDYVLDVLDQFKDDPRVALWDLYNEPGNSPFFQDQDKAYSLEPTLDLLQRTFAWARSIELTQPITAGVFTFSDEFKALNDCQLDNSDIISFHSYDPPEQLLTMIERLQAHGRPLVCSEYMARTRGSTFQHCLPLLRRHNVAAINWGLVAGKSGTIYPWGWDASKGEPYLCFHDVFRPDGSMLYPEERQAITSVTQPG; translated from the coding sequence ATGACCAACCGATGGACCCCCGAGCAGGCACAGAACTGGGCCGATCAACACCCTTGGTACTGCGGCGCTAACTTCTACCCCTCCACCGCCATCAACCAACTTGAGATGTGGCGGGCCGAAACCTTCGACCCCGTGACCATCGACCGCGAACTCGGCTGGGCCGCCGAACTCGGCATGAACCTCATGCGCGTCTACCTCCACGACCTGCTCCACCTCCACGACGCCGAGGGCCTCAAGCAACGCGTCGACGCCTACCTCGCCATCGCCCACAAGCATGGCATCGACACCATGCTCACCCTCTTCGACGACTGCCATCGCAAAGACTTCGCCTGGGGCACCCAGCCCGAACCCGTCCCCTTCAAGCACAACTCCGGCTGGGCCCAGTCCCCCGGCCAGGCCGTCCTCGCCGACAACACCCAGTGGACCCGCCTCCAGGACTACGTCCTCGACGTCCTCGATCAATTCAAGGACGACCCCCGCGTCGCCCTCTGGGACCTCTACAACGAACCGGGCAACAGCCCCTTCTTCCAGGATCAGGACAAGGCCTACTCCCTCGAACCCACCCTCGACCTGCTCCAGCGAACCTTCGCCTGGGCACGCTCGATCGAACTCACCCAGCCGATCACCGCCGGCGTCTTCACCTTCTCCGACGAGTTCAAAGCCCTCAACGACTGCCAGCTCGACAACTCCGACATCATCTCCTTCCACAGCTACGACCCGCCCGAACAGCTCCTCACCATGATCGAACGCCTCCAGGCCCACGGCCGGCCGCTCGTCTGCTCCGAGTACATGGCTCGGACCCGAGGCAGCACCTTCCAGCACTGCCTGCCCCTCCTCCGCCGGCACAACGTCGCCGCCATCAACTGGGGCCTGGTCGCCGGCAAGTCAGGCACCATCTACCCCTGGGGCTGGGACGCTTCCAAGGGCGAACCCTACCTCTGCTTCCACGACGTCTTCCGCCCCGACGGCTCCATGCTCTACCCCGAAGAACGCCAGGCCATCACCAGCGTGACCCAGCCGGGATGA
- a CDS encoding REP-associated tyrosine transposase, giving the protein MKSSFIEAPHCIHILTFSCYHGYQFLNAERTRHWLARATDSACLEFNTRLIAYVFMPEHVHMMIQPRLASMVTDRFLRRVKAPVARKAIQHLVQSNPAWLARISRKRGHRTERVFWQSGGGYDHCTYSDTEANRLIDYIHTNPVRKGLVVRPQDWIWSSAAWYVSGKPGPCVVHGIRS; this is encoded by the coding sequence ATGAAATCATCATTCATTGAAGCACCTCACTGCATCCATATCCTGACATTCAGTTGTTATCACGGGTACCAGTTTCTCAACGCCGAGCGAACACGTCATTGGCTTGCCAGAGCCACCGACTCTGCATGCCTTGAGTTCAATACCCGACTCATTGCTTACGTCTTTATGCCTGAGCATGTTCACATGATGATTCAGCCCAGACTGGCCTCGATGGTGACGGACCGTTTCCTCCGTCGTGTGAAAGCACCCGTTGCTCGGAAAGCAATTCAACACCTTGTCCAATCGAATCCCGCATGGCTCGCTCGTATTTCCCGTAAACGCGGCCATCGAACCGAGCGGGTCTTCTGGCAGTCAGGAGGAGGTTACGATCACTGCACCTATTCTGATACCGAAGCCAATCGCCTGATCGACTATATTCATACCAATCCTGTGAGGAAAGGGCTTGTAGTTCGGCCGCAGGATTGGATCTGGTCGAGCGCAGCATGGTACGTGTCAGGGAAGCCCGGTCCTTGTGTCGTCCACGGCATCAGATCTTGA
- a CDS encoding SpoIID/LytB domain-containing protein — protein MNLMHRIRLNRQQYDWRRFDWRERPNLTLGILSLIGLLLVLSVTACESQWEPLDPEELQPQVLRTKEERVSANRALAVPTLRHGPPAASVTGEPILRVRIMKNAQNLRFGGDSSYNVGMVGIGDRLDAPTTMTAPVTIRRTITGLSVTDGQGETYGIVGPRVGLRSVDGEPIGLNGKKYPGQLVVEHGYRSETDSPDLDVMNYVPIETYLPGVLIGELYGNWEPAAFRTQAVAARTYAIFEASTTQARGFDLESTTASQVYTGATSHQRALDAVRDTEGQVLVYDRRVVPAFYSADSGGAAQSAWDAFGDVAKIAPLRSRNHYDVGATSPHAKWGPINRSKVAFVARVKAWGVANRHAVARMNGLIRIVVTKKTQAGRPVEFTLIDLDGNDFVLHSEQFRWAANYTRPTLTPLERNERLKSSFVQVEVRGERVVIVEGRGYGHGVGLSQWGAQDMATRGYGHAEILAFFYPGAEIETLY, from the coding sequence ATGAATCTCATGCACCGAATCCGCTTGAACCGGCAACAATACGACTGGCGAAGGTTTGACTGGCGGGAACGCCCGAACCTCACCCTCGGCATCCTGAGCCTCATCGGCCTGCTGCTCGTGCTCTCGGTCACGGCCTGCGAGTCGCAGTGGGAGCCCCTCGACCCCGAGGAACTCCAGCCGCAGGTCCTCCGCACCAAGGAAGAGCGGGTCTCCGCAAACCGCGCCCTCGCCGTTCCCACCCTCCGCCACGGGCCGCCCGCCGCGTCCGTCACCGGCGAGCCGATCCTCCGCGTGCGGATCATGAAGAACGCCCAGAACCTTCGGTTCGGCGGCGACAGCAGCTACAACGTCGGCATGGTCGGGATCGGAGACCGGCTGGACGCACCCACGACCATGACCGCTCCGGTGACCATCCGGCGGACGATCACCGGCCTGAGCGTGACCGACGGGCAGGGCGAGACCTACGGCATCGTCGGCCCGCGCGTCGGCCTCCGCTCGGTCGATGGCGAGCCGATCGGCCTCAACGGCAAGAAGTACCCCGGCCAGCTGGTCGTCGAGCACGGCTACCGCAGCGAGACCGACAGCCCCGACCTCGACGTCATGAATTACGTCCCGATCGAGACCTACCTGCCGGGCGTGCTCATCGGCGAGCTCTATGGCAATTGGGAGCCGGCGGCTTTCCGCACGCAGGCGGTCGCTGCCCGCACCTACGCGATCTTCGAGGCCTCAACCACACAGGCCCGCGGCTTCGACCTCGAATCGACCACGGCCAGCCAGGTCTACACCGGCGCGACCTCGCACCAGCGGGCATTGGACGCGGTCCGCGACACCGAGGGCCAGGTCTTGGTCTATGACCGCAGGGTCGTGCCGGCGTTCTACTCGGCCGACTCGGGTGGCGCGGCCCAGAGCGCGTGGGATGCCTTCGGCGACGTGGCGAAAATCGCGCCGCTACGCAGCCGCAATCACTACGACGTCGGCGCAACCAGCCCCCACGCCAAGTGGGGACCGATCAACCGGAGCAAGGTCGCGTTCGTGGCCCGCGTCAAGGCGTGGGGCGTCGCCAACCGGCACGCGGTCGCGCGGATGAACGGGCTGATCCGGATCGTGGTCACCAAGAAGACCCAGGCGGGCCGGCCGGTGGAATTCACGCTGATCGACCTCGATGGCAACGACTTCGTGCTGCACTCCGAGCAGTTCCGCTGGGCGGCGAACTACACGCGGCCCACGCTGACGCCTCTGGAGCGCAACGAACGACTCAAGAGCAGTTTTGTGCAGGTCGAGGTGCGTGGCGAACGCGTCGTGATCGTCGAAGGGCGGGGTTACGGACACGGCGTCGGGCTCTCGCAGTGGGGGGCGCAGGACATGGCGACACGCGGTTACGGCCACGCGGAGATCCTCGCCTTCTTCTATCCGGGCGCGGAGATTGAGACGCTGTACTAG
- the recJ gene encoding single-stranded-DNA-specific exonuclease RecJ, whose protein sequence is MAIATMDARKRWRFRTESLNGAEQGMDALVRDTGLDPMILRLLARRGQHTPEQIDRFLNPRLTDLHDPDLLPGAVDAARRLSSAIRDRRPIIIYGDYDVDGVTASAILWHTLKAFDADVRTYIPHRIDEGYGINTEALLGLIEGCDRPPVIISVDCGITAVEPAQAAVEAGAELIITDHHGFEGDALPQAHVLVHPGLEREEGGAYPWRDLCGAGVAFKVAWALAREHTGQPRLDTELRALLLDLVSLAALGTVADVVPLLDENRVIASIGLRQIKRTRFVGLNAMIKAAKLESERVSAHHVGFVLGPRLNACGRMGHAGEALRLLTDATEEEAEAIAAELTRVNNERRSTERRIADAAKQLVEEEGWDAPDRRALVVVGEDWHPGVLGIVASRLVDAFSRPSIVLSLNGEGIASGSARSVDGVSILDGLTSCSDCFTRFGGHAMAAGMTLPGDRVDELRERLVAFVNERLSPDELRPVLKLEEKLDLGSCTEAVCKQIERLAPFGRGNPAPCWTFEGLTIEDEPRVMGRGGAHLALRVADREADRRIRMVGWRLGSLAEQLATGVRVDVAGVPRHSVWQGMSRVEIEISDLRVCEAV, encoded by the coding sequence ATGGCGATCGCGACGATGGACGCACGGAAGCGTTGGCGATTCCGGACGGAATCGCTCAATGGGGCTGAACAAGGCATGGATGCCCTGGTCCGGGACACGGGTCTGGACCCGATGATCCTCCGCCTTCTCGCCCGCAGGGGCCAGCACACCCCCGAGCAGATCGATCGGTTCCTCAATCCCCGGCTGACCGACCTGCACGACCCGGACCTGTTGCCCGGGGCGGTGGATGCGGCCCGCCGGCTCAGCAGCGCGATCCGGGACCGACGGCCGATCATCATCTATGGCGACTACGACGTCGATGGCGTCACGGCCAGCGCGATCCTCTGGCACACCCTCAAGGCTTTCGACGCCGACGTGCGGACCTACATCCCCCACCGGATCGACGAGGGGTATGGCATCAACACCGAGGCTCTGCTGGGGCTGATCGAGGGCTGCGACCGGCCGCCGGTCATTATCTCGGTCGACTGCGGGATCACCGCGGTTGAGCCGGCGCAGGCGGCGGTCGAGGCGGGTGCGGAGCTAATCATCACGGACCACCACGGGTTCGAGGGCGACGCGTTGCCTCAGGCCCACGTGCTTGTCCACCCTGGGCTGGAGCGGGAGGAGGGTGGGGCCTATCCCTGGCGTGATCTCTGCGGCGCGGGTGTGGCTTTCAAGGTCGCGTGGGCGTTGGCTCGGGAGCACACGGGCCAGCCGAGGCTGGATACGGAGCTGCGTGCCTTGTTGCTTGACCTTGTGAGTCTGGCGGCGCTGGGGACCGTGGCGGATGTCGTGCCGCTACTCGACGAGAACCGGGTGATCGCGTCGATCGGTCTGCGTCAGATCAAGCGGACGCGGTTTGTGGGTCTCAACGCGATGATCAAGGCCGCGAAGCTCGAGAGCGAACGCGTGAGTGCTCATCACGTCGGTTTTGTGCTCGGGCCGAGGCTCAACGCCTGCGGGCGCATGGGTCATGCGGGCGAGGCGTTGCGGTTGCTGACCGATGCGACCGAGGAGGAGGCGGAGGCCATCGCGGCGGAGCTGACGCGCGTGAATAACGAGCGGCGCAGCACCGAGCGACGGATCGCCGACGCGGCCAAACAGCTAGTCGAGGAGGAGGGGTGGGACGCGCCGGACCGGCGGGCGCTCGTGGTGGTGGGCGAGGACTGGCACCCGGGCGTGCTCGGGATCGTGGCGAGTCGACTGGTTGACGCTTTCTCGCGTCCCTCGATCGTGCTGAGTCTCAACGGGGAGGGGATCGCGAGCGGATCGGCGCGGAGTGTGGATGGCGTCTCGATTCTTGACGGGCTGACGTCGTGTTCAGATTGCTTCACGCGTTTTGGCGGCCACGCGATGGCGGCGGGCATGACCCTGCCGGGCGACCGTGTCGACGAGCTGCGTGAGCGTCTGGTGGCGTTCGTGAACGAGCGGCTGAGCCCCGATGAGCTGCGACCCGTGCTGAAGCTCGAGGAGAAGCTGGACCTGGGATCGTGCACGGAGGCGGTCTGCAAGCAGATCGAGCGTCTAGCGCCGTTTGGCCGGGGCAACCCCGCGCCATGCTGGACGTTCGAGGGGTTGACGATCGAGGACGAGCCGCGGGTCATGGGGCGTGGCGGGGCGCACCTGGCGCTGCGTGTCGCGGACCGCGAGGCGGACCGACGGATCCGGATGGTGGGCTGGCGGCTGGGTTCGCTGGCCGAGCAACTGGCCACGGGTGTGCGTGTCGACGTGGCGGGTGTGCCGAGGCATTCGGTCTGGCAGGGGATGAGCCGGGTTGAGATCGAGATCAGCGACCTGCGGGTGTGCGAAGCGGTCTGA